In the genome of Paenibacillus pabuli, one region contains:
- a CDS encoding Rrf2 family transcriptional regulator, whose product MKYSKATNYALHTMLFLVATEPEQLVSVHQLAERQKVSPTYLSKILTKLVKAGMIESTSGANGGYRLSRKNPDPSFLEIIHAIEGQASLFECSQDHNEGCLIQQVMVRAEEEMESYLHNKKMSELAAQMKAAHSL is encoded by the coding sequence ATGAAATATTCGAAAGCTACAAACTATGCCTTGCACACCATGCTTTTTCTGGTTGCGACTGAACCGGAACAACTGGTTAGTGTCCATCAATTAGCTGAGAGGCAAAAAGTATCTCCAACCTATCTATCCAAAATTTTGACGAAGCTGGTGAAAGCCGGCATGATTGAATCTACTTCCGGTGCCAATGGTGGGTATCGGCTTAGCCGGAAGAATCCGGACCCTTCTTTTCTGGAGATTATACATGCCATTGAAGGACAGGCTTCCCTGTTCGAATGCTCGCAGGATCATAACGAAGGCTGCCTGATTCAGCAGGTGATGGTCCGTGCGGAAGAAGAGATGGAGAGCTATTTGCACAATAAAAAAATGTCTGAGCTGGCTGCCCAGATGAAAGCTGCACATTCTTTATAA
- a CDS encoding nuclear transport factor 2 family protein, giving the protein MSQSTITGLEQLLALENIRNTKARYCRYIDTKQWDTLGEVFAPDAVADFSTEGNPIPVLTGRDTIVQVFRDLVDVAVTVHHVHSAEVEFVSENEAKVISPMEDWVTFPEGNENKSFHGFGHYHETFVKIDGQWLIQHTSLKRLRLDLFE; this is encoded by the coding sequence ATGAGCCAATCAACCATCACAGGTCTGGAACAACTGCTTGCACTGGAGAACATTCGGAACACCAAAGCGCGTTATTGCCGTTATATTGATACAAAGCAATGGGATACATTGGGTGAGGTGTTCGCTCCGGATGCCGTAGCTGATTTCAGTACAGAAGGCAACCCAATACCGGTATTAACTGGCCGTGACACCATCGTTCAAGTATTCCGGGATTTGGTGGATGTTGCTGTAACCGTGCATCATGTACATAGCGCTGAAGTTGAATTTGTATCCGAAAATGAAGCCAAAGTCATCTCTCCAATGGAGGATTGGGTAACGTTCCCTGAAGGCAATGAGAATAAGTCCTTTCACGGATTTGGACACTACCATGAGACGTTTGTCAAAATAGACGGCCAATGGCTCATCCAGCATACTAGCCTGAAACGTCTTCGTCTGGACCTGTTTGAATAA
- a CDS encoding helix-turn-helix transcriptional regulator, protein MMRQTVLLTLQDIPYFCYPESVGLYVDHPEHTVLREAGALNNFNIHYVASGKGYVEVDGVVHELRAGQAVLYFPQQRQHYYSSEDDPWDVRWVHFYGERLHDYMIERGLHRNLLWTLRQQAPWEEAHMALLNEAEQNRMLRPAQLSTLTYAVLAEFVQHAVPLKSTRTSKAESRILGMLPQMQQEACQPFLLQDWADKAGVSSYYFCKMFKSAVEMTPMEFITRSRLQMAKQWLLERPTANIGQIAEEAGYPNASYFNRQFLAHEGMTPTDYRGLYHI, encoded by the coding sequence ATGATGAGACAGACGGTATTGCTAACCCTGCAGGATATTCCATATTTTTGTTATCCGGAGTCCGTTGGACTTTATGTTGATCACCCCGAGCATACCGTATTACGGGAAGCTGGAGCTCTTAATAACTTCAATATTCATTACGTTGCCTCAGGCAAGGGGTACGTGGAAGTGGATGGGGTTGTGCATGAGCTTCGTGCGGGTCAGGCTGTGCTATACTTCCCGCAGCAGCGGCAGCATTACTATAGCAGCGAGGACGATCCATGGGATGTGCGCTGGGTTCATTTTTACGGTGAACGACTGCATGATTATATGATTGAGCGGGGGCTGCATCGCAATCTGTTGTGGACGCTAAGGCAGCAGGCTCCCTGGGAAGAAGCACATATGGCCCTGTTGAATGAAGCCGAGCAGAACCGGATGCTGCGTCCCGCTCAACTATCTACCCTGACCTATGCTGTGCTGGCCGAGTTTGTGCAGCATGCTGTTCCACTGAAAAGCACACGCACAAGCAAGGCCGAGAGTCGTATCCTTGGAATGCTTCCACAGATGCAGCAGGAGGCATGCCAGCCATTTTTGTTACAGGATTGGGCGGATAAGGCGGGCGTTAGTTCGTATTATTTTTGCAAAATGTTCAAGAGTGCTGTGGAGATGACCCCGATGGAATTTATAACCCGCTCGCGGTTACAGATGGCGAAGCAGTGGCTGTTGGAACGGCCGACGGCCAACATTGGACAGATCGCAGAGGAGGCAGGATATCCCAACGCCAGTTATTTTAACCGCCAGTTCTTGGCTCATGAGGGCATGACACCAACGGATTATCGCGGGCTGTACCACATTTAA
- a CDS encoding Gfo/Idh/MocA family protein — MNSDRKLRWGIIGSASIAVRSVIPGLQQSELNEVTAIASRDEEKAKQTADQLGISQAYGSYEALLADDSIDAVYIPLPNHLHREWTLRAAEAGKHILCEKPLALTEQEAQEMVQACEDAGVHLAEALMYRHHPRYDQIKDIIASGEIGEIRGIHSTFSFNSSGSTGNVRFRRDWGGGSLYDIGCYSISAARLLLGQEPSAATVIGMFSPEHGHVDMMASGLLEFDNHIGVTFDSSMWAAFRNTLEVLGSDGIIEVPSAFISNPDRGSNFFVTVDGERKEIEVPQVNHYSLQGDDMARAVLQGKALRFAPSDAVANMKVLEACLRSAEERTRITL, encoded by the coding sequence ATGAATTCAGATCGAAAATTGCGTTGGGGAATTATTGGTAGCGCTAGCATTGCTGTGCGATCCGTTATTCCAGGTTTGCAGCAATCCGAGTTGAATGAAGTAACCGCCATTGCCAGCCGGGACGAAGAAAAAGCGAAACAAACCGCTGATCAACTCGGCATTTCCCAAGCCTATGGCAGCTATGAAGCTTTGCTTGCTGACGATTCCATTGATGCGGTCTACATTCCGCTTCCGAACCATCTGCACCGGGAGTGGACACTCCGTGCCGCAGAAGCCGGTAAACATATTTTGTGTGAGAAGCCACTCGCACTGACGGAGCAGGAAGCTCAAGAGATGGTGCAAGCCTGCGAAGATGCTGGTGTGCATCTCGCTGAGGCACTCATGTACCGACACCATCCACGTTATGATCAAATTAAAGATATTATCGCCAGCGGAGAAATTGGTGAGATCCGTGGCATTCATAGTACATTTTCGTTCAACAGTTCAGGTTCGACAGGTAACGTTCGTTTCCGGCGTGATTGGGGCGGCGGTTCCCTGTATGATATCGGCTGTTATTCCATCAGTGCAGCACGCTTACTCCTTGGCCAAGAGCCATCGGCGGCAACCGTCATTGGCATGTTCTCCCCTGAGCATGGTCATGTGGATATGATGGCTTCCGGTCTGCTTGAGTTTGACAATCATATTGGCGTGACCTTTGACAGCAGCATGTGGGCAGCCTTCCGCAACACGCTGGAAGTACTCGGATCGGATGGCATCATCGAGGTTCCTTCTGCCTTCATCAGCAATCCGGACCGCGGCTCCAACTTCTTCGTAACGGTTGACGGTGAGCGTAAGGAGATTGAAGTTCCACAGGTGAATCACTACTCCCTCCAGGGAGACGACATGGCACGAGCTGTACTTCAAGGTAAAGCTCTGCGCTTCGCTCCATCCGATGCTGTAGCCAATATGAAAGTACTCGAAGCTTGTCTTCGTTCAGCAGAAGAACGTACACGCATTACACTATAA
- a CDS encoding sugar efflux transporter: MKLQQFNSLFRIPAYRLFLVCMLLQGMAISISAPFLAVYFTTRLEVSIATFGIFTAITLMGGVLFSSWIARRSDQPGSRKIILVGAMICNALAFAGYLWIHEFTLLFIYMTVLTALGAPAMPQLFAAAREAVNTVSGVDHALANSTLRSAFSLGFITGPLIGTLLIAYIGYSGIFSSTCLIFLINALLFFFLLKKAPATSAIHLSAGMPVRLHQDARIYVPFLITTLLYTAHWMNNLNASLFIIHHLGGGTREVGWVSSLCAGLEIPIMLALGLLASKYPNRSLMLWGSVIGAAYYVVVLFSTEMWHLLAAQLLLAFFVAVISAIGISYMQDLLPSMPGYASTLYSNASTLGRLFGSLVGGWTAGAWGYRNAYWVCLLLVLLSLGMLVITQQFSNKKRQPVSL, encoded by the coding sequence ATGAAACTTCAACAATTTAATTCACTATTTCGTATCCCTGCATACCGTCTGTTCCTGGTTTGTATGCTGCTGCAAGGTATGGCTATTTCCATAAGTGCTCCCTTCCTCGCGGTCTACTTTACAACTCGCCTTGAAGTGTCCATCGCAACCTTTGGGATATTCACTGCAATAACTTTGATGGGGGGCGTACTATTCAGCTCGTGGATCGCCAGACGATCAGATCAACCCGGATCTCGCAAAATCATTCTGGTGGGTGCAATGATTTGCAATGCTCTTGCTTTTGCCGGGTACCTATGGATTCATGAGTTCACTTTATTATTTATCTATATGACCGTACTGACTGCATTGGGGGCTCCCGCCATGCCACAGTTGTTTGCAGCCGCAAGAGAAGCCGTCAATACGGTTTCGGGCGTGGATCATGCTTTAGCCAATTCAACCCTGCGTTCCGCCTTTTCACTGGGATTTATTACGGGGCCTTTAATTGGAACATTATTGATTGCGTATATCGGATATAGCGGCATTTTTAGTTCTACATGTCTTATTTTTTTGATCAATGCGCTATTATTTTTCTTTCTTTTAAAAAAGGCCCCCGCCACTTCTGCCATTCATTTATCTGCGGGTATGCCCGTAAGGCTTCATCAAGATGCAAGAATCTATGTGCCTTTTCTCATTACCACACTCCTGTATACGGCACATTGGATGAATAATCTGAATGCCTCCTTGTTCATAATTCACCATCTTGGCGGAGGAACGCGGGAAGTTGGCTGGGTCTCCAGTCTATGTGCAGGTCTTGAAATTCCCATTATGCTGGCATTGGGATTGCTTGCCTCCAAGTATCCCAACCGCTCCCTTATGTTATGGGGTTCCGTAATCGGTGCTGCATATTATGTAGTTGTACTGTTCTCCACTGAAATGTGGCATCTGCTTGCAGCACAACTATTGCTCGCGTTCTTCGTCGCTGTAATCTCTGCCATCGGCATCAGTTACATGCAGGATTTGCTTCCGTCTATGCCAGGTTATGCATCAACACTCTATTCGAATGCCTCCACATTGGGAAGATTATTTGGCAGTCTGGTAGGAGGCTGGACAGCTGGAGCATGGGGGTATCGAAATGCCTACTGGGTATGTCTGCTGCTTGTTCTACTTTCGTTAGGCATGCTTGTTATTACACAACAATTCTCAAATAAAAAGCGGCAGCCAGTTTCCCTCTAA
- a CDS encoding aldo/keto reductase, whose protein sequence is MEYIEIAGAGKPISRLIKGTDYFYHDAYEKAATNMDAFLAIGGNTVDSAHIYCGGQSEEVLGRYMQERGNRNEIVILTKGAHHDQNGPRVNADAIRSDLLTSLERLQTEHVELYALHRDDPNIPVGVILEALNEHIESGKIGAIGASNWTWQRLEEANAYAAANGLKGFTFSSPNLSLAKANEPFWAGCVSADEETLAWHERTKLPLLSWSSQARGFFTGRFTPEVRDNEDLVRVFYSDGNWERLHRAEQLAASKNTTPIQIALAYVLNQPFPTCALIGAQNRAELLSCDEGSRITLTREELDWLDLGSNVKPSV, encoded by the coding sequence ATGGAATACATTGAGATTGCTGGTGCAGGCAAGCCTATCTCCCGATTGATTAAAGGAACTGATTATTTCTACCATGATGCCTATGAAAAAGCAGCTACGAACATGGATGCTTTCCTGGCGATTGGCGGTAATACCGTTGACTCTGCGCATATTTATTGCGGCGGTCAGAGTGAAGAAGTGCTAGGACGTTATATGCAAGAACGGGGTAACCGTAACGAGATCGTTATTTTGACCAAAGGTGCGCATCATGACCAGAATGGCCCACGTGTTAATGCTGATGCTATCCGCAGTGATCTTCTTACCAGTCTGGAACGGCTTCAAACCGAACATGTGGAGCTATATGCCCTGCATCGGGATGATCCAAACATCCCTGTTGGTGTGATCCTTGAAGCGTTGAACGAACATATTGAATCCGGCAAAATCGGCGCGATTGGCGCCTCCAACTGGACCTGGCAGCGGCTGGAGGAAGCTAATGCATATGCGGCCGCTAATGGCCTGAAAGGTTTTACATTCAGCAGTCCGAATCTCAGTCTTGCCAAAGCAAACGAACCGTTCTGGGCGGGATGTGTATCGGCAGACGAAGAAACGCTGGCATGGCATGAGCGCACCAAGCTTCCTTTGCTGTCCTGGTCCTCCCAGGCTCGCGGCTTCTTCACTGGACGATTCACACCTGAAGTGCGGGATAATGAAGATCTGGTTCGTGTATTTTATAGTGACGGCAACTGGGAACGTTTGCACCGGGCTGAACAATTGGCAGCGTCGAAAAATACCACGCCAATTCAGATTGCACTTGCTTATGTATTGAACCAACCGTTTCCGACCTGTGCGCTGATTGGCGCTCAAAATCGTGCAGAACTGCTCTCCTGTGACGAAGGTTCTCGCATCACATTAACCCGTGAGGAACTGGATTGGCTGGACCTGGGCAGTAACGTGAAGCCAAGCGTGTAA